A segment of the Bactrocera neohumeralis isolate Rockhampton chromosome 3, APGP_CSIRO_Bneo_wtdbg2-racon-allhic-juicebox.fasta_v2, whole genome shotgun sequence genome:
AtagtttcagcaaagaatttgTTAAcgttcaaaacaaaaaataagctgGTTTActgttaaaaatagttttaaaggGGCTACCACctgcttatatatttatatgcagtaCCTCTTTTAAAAAGGTTAgttacaaaataattataaaattaaaacgatTTGAGAACGCTtgcaattagaaatatttttagtgagaCTACATCTGTTTgcaaatttatgtaaatgtaaCAATGCCAAAAAAAAGCATACAATAtggttataaattaaaaacaaattgaaacgctaacaaagcaaaattttttgttgggtGTTACCATCTGTTTACAAATTTcgatgcaaaatatttaaaagatgaACGAATTCATACAATAAGGTTGTTGTTGAACAAACGCAGATTAACAAATAAAGATTGTtgagaagggttgccacctaatttaaattatattttattaaaaaatgttgaaattataattgaaagacAATATAAGATTTCGTACAAAAAAAGTCTGAGACAGTATTGTGGGTGCTTGTCTCAATATTAATTGAGCAAAGATAAACATCAACAAAGAAATAATAcgcaaattaagtttttttttcaataaagacGAAAATGTAAGCAATTCtcctgaaaattttaataatctttATGGCGCTGATACAGTAATATCAAATCACACGCGATTTACTTTCGTCTGTTTCGGTAATTTTGAAGTGAAAGAAGCTAAACTAATGGAAATAGTCGAGACTGACCCTCAGGCAATCACTGTTTCTATTACCCGAAACATTGCACATAAATCCGTTTAGAAATAAGACTGCAAATCGCTGATTCGATCCATTTGGAAAGCGGATGGTTTCTGGTGACGAAAAGTGCACCTTTTAATTCAATCTCAAATGAAACAGATAGTTGTCGAATCATGGTGAGCCAGCGCAAATGGTGTCCAAGCCAGGAATGATTGTCAGGAAGATTTTACCATGTGTTTGGTATGATCGGTAAAAACCATCTACTATCAGCTGTTCTTTTAAGGCCAATCTCTTAATACGGATTTGTACAGGCAACAATTTGCCGTCCGTGAAGGAAATATTCTCCCAGAAACGGCTAGGTTAATCAATGGGAGGGGATTGAGTTTCAGAATTCGCCATGCCATTCCCTTACAGTCGGAATCATCCATCTTATAGTCCGGACCTAATGCCAACTGATtactacttttttttctaaatttgttataaactgttttactatgaatATCCTTAAGACTTTCAGACAGAATCTTTAACCTTTACCAcaatcattaatattttttatcacaaaaCGATGATCTACATATAACAGGGTGATCATTAGGGcggatcgattttttttgctatgTAGGGTTTGTTTGGGAAAGTATTATTGATACTGATATTCTTCcgtcgcgactgtacttcggagagTGCGcccaccgactggattcggtaggggacgttcctagctaacgaacgagcggctggtcagttgttttCGAGCACCTgcagagtcaggacaaacattttcgagcgacgtgtttctgtgagtggtgcaagccgaaaatgcagcgttcgttagagcagaggtacgcgattaaattctgtgtgaaactcgctGGCAGCGCTTTTTAAAGAactgtaacgattggttcaataaatttttttaaatcgactcagtcctattatgTGCTTTctgaacaaataataattcttgTAATATGGCGTCtgcgggaaatgttctacggattaTACTgaacaattttacttaaaaagctgTGGGattaaaaccggtttcgagtcAGCGATTTTTAAAGCGAAGTTTAATAAATCcgaataatcggttgtatgggCGATATGTTATATAGTTGTCCAATCTGGCCAGTTAtgacaaatgatcaatagaatGTTTGAAAGACCCTCcgatttaaatttcattcggatatctcaaaaactgtcaacgaaatttttataatccctACAAAATTTcaccttaaaaatcgctggctcgaaaccggttttagacccgAATTCTCTTAGATAAATTTGTTCAAAACGATCCGACAAACATTTGCCACTaacgcgatattttttttttgcacccaGTAAATCGACCATTGTTCATACTGTATGTCACTTTTATTAATGCGAATAAATCATTTCGAAATCCGTTAACTGTAAAGCCACTTATGTAAATGTCACAAAGGTTATCCTAGTACCATTGTGTtcagaaaaatgttgaaaaacttttaatataatcAATGAACAATTATGcttattaatctttttttttttgttaataatgttaaaAACTGATTTAAAACGAACGTATCTAACATATCCGTGATCCACAGCCTACGTTATATGTATAGTACTCgtatgttatttaaaaattttaaaaaaacttcgATCACTTACTCCAAGTGTCACCAACCACGCATGCAACGGGGTCTTCTCCAAACCTCTGGTGATGCACAGCCAGCTCATGTAGATGGTCACAAAACCGATGCACATTTGattcaaaataaatagaaatgttTCGAAACGTAGAAATCCAGCCGTCTTCCAAAAGGATTTCGGAGCGGTGGACTTCTCATCGATATACGAATCCATTTTACTGTAGGCGTAACGCGGATAACGGGATTGGCGTGTTTGAAAACGCGACGGCGAGGACACACTACTCGCGGCGGCAAAAAGACTTGAAGTGTAAGTTGTTAGCGGGTTCGTCCGACTTTGATAGGCACGATCAGATCCACTAGCTGCCGCACTGTCACTGGAATGATAATGCTCCGTCGACTGGTCACTATTAATGTGATCGCTGTTCTTTTCGCACGATACCAGTGCAGCTGCGTCGGTCGCAATGTGTATTTCGGCTGTTGATTCTTGACCGTTAGTTGTTGGAGCGCGATTTTTTAACGTTGTGCTGCCATAGTCACTGTGCTTTGAACTGATCGTTGCGTCGAGGCGTTCCGTTGAAGTCAACATTTTTGATGTATAATTGATTTGctcgtttttaaatttgtatacgtGCTTTCGTGTAGTAAGTGTGTTTAACGATcgtttattttgataatttatttacttgtatttttattacttattatttttgttttattatggtGTGTAGTGTTCTCTCCTTTATTGtgcttatcaaataaaaatttcgaaatagtTGACGCTTAAAGCTATTCGAATCCGGACGCTTTCACGAAGTGACGAAGTGTCATATTGATAAGATGTGAATACTTAAATACGCTTAATTTCTAAGCATTGATCTAAGCGGCggaaaaaaatacacacacaatcACGCTGCGAAGGTTGAACGTTTAAATAGCTGTAACTAAAATAGGCCTGATCCACTAACAACTTATAACGCCCCTCATATCATTTTAAATAATGGCTTACTAGTGGGTTCTTTGTCtctaaaattattactaaaacgAAATAAGAACGTCTATGTGGCATTCCTGTTGGCGTTATCGACATTTATCGAAAATAATTTGGAATTCCCCATTTTAAACATCATAGAAACAGTCTTTGGCGTTGTAATAATTGAAAGCGATATAGAAAGGAGCGCGATCATTTGaggtaaatatgaaaatttctaaCATGAAGCAGTTGGAAACTTAAGTGTTAGATTTGAAAAAAACTCTGTGTAGGTTTAAAGAAAGGGAATAAAACCATTGAATTTCGACTTTTTTAAGGGGTATTCATTTGCACCCCCCTGTCACGACGGAGACGGTTGgcataaagtaaataaaatttgtaaatttgtatttctatATCTATAATGGTGtttaacatttatgtatgtatgcacacataTTTAAGGCACGGAAGGactttaaattcaataaataaaactcttcgctattttaaaaattgccaaagAGGTAACCCTAAAAACATTTCTCGCGTTATTAAACGCTTTAAGGGAGATGTGCGTATTAACAAGAAGAAAGTAAAAAGAAGGGGCCACATGATCGTGAGAAGGCGAAGAAAGATCCAATCATTTCGGACAGGAAATTGGCGAGGAAGACTGGATCCTCAGAATCTTTCGTACACAGAACGAAGAAAGAAGCTAGGCTGAAGACGTTCAAGGTACAGAAATTTTCGGATAGAAACGCCGTCAAGAACG
Coding sequences within it:
- the LOC126753937 gene encoding uncharacterized protein LOC126753937 gives rise to the protein MLTSTERLDATISSKHSDYGSTTLKNRAPTTNGQESTAEIHIATDAAALVSCEKNSDHINSDQSTEHYHSSDSAAASGSDRAYQSRTNPLTTYTSSLFAAASSVSSPSRFQTRQSRYPRYAYSKMDSYIDEKSTAPKSFWKTAGFLRFETFLFILNQMCIGFVTIYMSWLCITRGLEKTPLHAWLVTLGYSLLMAEAVMIHYNANPLTSHYKRHEKHTIHWVLQLAGGGLGMGGTLYKCIQKGFLLSSTHGKLGFSTFIFCLVSWLSGLTALYQLKMKGCVRPLFNRTFHNLIGLTCFVLALSTQFYGYQTGFFTNAHPDGSTLPICMKTITLISLVLSCIGPIKALLQKIRIIVRD